The region ATCTTGATGACTAAACCAGGGTAAATATCATCAAGATCATGAATATGAGGATTTTCTTCAACAATATAGGGATCACCACATCTTTCACTGATTGTTTGCAGCGTTTCGGCTTCGCGAACCACGTAAATTTCATCGCAAATCTTATGGTTGCTGATGTGTTTTCGTGGTGCATATTCA is a window of Humulus lupulus chromosome 4, drHumLupu1.1, whole genome shotgun sequence DNA encoding:
- the LOC133831324 gene encoding uncharacterized protein LOC133831324; amino-acid sequence: MAFACSSTAMAERVSWHCALFLAVLLVMSCCESSESEYAPRKHISNHKICDEIYVVREAETLQTISERCGDPYIVEENPHIHDLDDIYPGLVIKITPFRDRNL